One window of the Micropterus dolomieu isolate WLL.071019.BEF.003 ecotype Adirondacks linkage group LG08, ASM2129224v1, whole genome shotgun sequence genome contains the following:
- the srm gene encoding spermidine synthase has translation MDRIKDGWFTETCTLWPGQAMSLQVEEVLYNKKSKFQDVMVFKSKSYGNVLVLDGVIQCTERDEFAYQEMIANLPLCSHPCPKKVLIIGGGDGGVLREVVKNPLVESVILCEIDEDVINASKKFLPGMAKGFFSPKVNLHIGDGFEFMKQNQDAFDIIITDSSDPVGPAESLFKESYYQLMKTALRNDGILCSQGECQWLHLELIKEMRNFCKTLFPVVDYAYTTIPTYPSGQIGFMLCSKNPETNFKEPVRALSKEEMENMNHKYYNPEIHKASFVLPEFARKALSEA, from the exons ATGGACCGTATTAAAGATGGGTGGTTTACGGAAACATGCACGTTATGGCCCGGGCAAGCGATGAGCCTTCAAGTGGAGGAGGTCCTCTACAACAAGAAGTCCAAATTTCAAGATGTTATGGTTTTCAAGAG TAAATCCTATGGGAATGTCTTGGTGCTGGATGGAGTGATCCAGTGCACTGAGAGAGATGAGTTTGCCTATCAAGAGATGATTGCAAACCTTCCCTTGTGCAGCCACCCCTGCCCCAAGAAG GTGCTGATTATTGGCGGTGGAGATGGCGGGGTGCTGAGGGAAGTGGTGAAGAATCCGCTGGTAGAATCGGTGATTCTGTGTGAGATAGACGAG GATGTCATTAACGCATCGAAGAAGTTCCTCCCAGGGATGGCCAAAGGGTTTTTCAGTCCTAAGGTCAACCTCCATATTGGAGATGGCTTTGAATTCATGAAGCAGAACCAGGATGCCTTCGACATCATTATAACCGATTCCTCAGACCCTGTCG gACCGGCTGAGAGTTTGTTCAAGGAGTCTTACTATCAGTTGATGAAGACAGCATTGAGAAATGATGGAATTCTTTGTTCCCAGG GAGAGTGTCAGTGGCTCCATTTGGAGCTGATAAAAGAGATGCGAAACTTCTGCAAGACCCTATTCCCTGTGGTGGACTATGCCTACACAACCATCCCAACGTATCCCAGTGGCCAAATTGGATTCATGCTCTGCAGTAAAAATCCT gaaACAAATTTCAAGGAACCTGTGAGAGCACTCTCAAAAGAAGAAATGGAAAATATGAACCATAAATATTACAACCCAGAAATTCACAAAGCATCATTCGTTCTCCCTGAGTTTGCAAGAAAG GCACTCAGTGAAGCATGA